DNA from Pseudocitrobacter corydidari:
GGATAGGTGGCAAGATCGATACGTTGCCGCTGGTGGGAATTTACCCACGGCCAGCAGGCGATATCGGCAATGCTGTAATGATCGCCCGCAATCCACGGGTGACTGGCAAGGCGTTGATTCAGCACGCTATACAGGCGCTGGGTTTCCACCTGGTATCGCTCAATGGCGTAGGGAACGGGCTGCGGGGCGAAGTGATTAAAATGGTGGTTTTGCCCCAGCATCGGGCCAAGACCGCCGACCTGCCAGAACAACCACTGTAATGTCGTGTGGCGCTCGCGCAGTTCGCCGCTCAGCAACTTGCCGGATTTTTCTGCCAGATAGAGGAGGATGGCCCCGGATTCAAACAGGCTGAACGGCGCACCGCCATCCTCCGGTTGATGATCCACAATGGCCGGGATTTTGTTATTCGGTGAAATATCGAGAAATTGCGGCTTAAACTGCTCGCCTTTATTGATATCGACGCGAATCAAACGGTAGGGCAGCTCTGCCTCTTCAAGGAAAAGGGTAATTTTGTGGCCGTTCGGGGTGGGCGCATAGTAAAGGTCTATCATCGTCTCTCCGATTTTTGGCGGGTTGATTTCTACAGTATAGGCTCAAGTAACGACCCGGGGCTGACATGCAAAATCCTCATGGTGGCGATAAGTGACAAGCATGAAAAGACAGGATATGTTGATTTATCGCCATCAGACAGTGAGCATATTATGAGCACCCCTGCAATTACCCTTTGGTCCGATTCCGATTTTTTCTCGCCTTATGTTTTATCCGTCTACGTAGCGTTGCAGGAAAAAAGCCTGCCGTTCACGCTTAAAACCGTGTCGCTTGATAACGGCGAACATCTTCAGTCAACCTGGAAAGGCTATGGCCAGACACGCCGCGTGCCGTTGCTGGAAATCGACGACTTCCAGCTGAGCGAGTCATCGGCAATCACCGAATATCTTGATGAGCGTTTTGCCCCGCCGCAGTGGGAGAGACTTTATCCGCATGATATGCAAAAACGTGCCAGAGCGCGGCAGATTCAGGCATGGTTGCGCAGTGACCTGATGCCGATTCGTGAAGAGCGATCGACGGATGTGGTCTTCGCTGGCGTAAAAAAACCGCCGTTAACCCGCGCAGGAGAAGCAAGCGCCGCTAAACTGTTTGACACGGCTAGCGCGTTACTGGCTCACGGGCAGCAAAATTTGTTTGGTGAATGGTGTATTGCAGATACGGACCTGGCGCTGATGCTTAATCGCCTGGTGCTGAATGGAGATGATGTTCCGCAGGCGCTTGCCGACTACGCCGAGTTCCAGTGGCAGCGTTCATCTGTTCTGCGCTACGTTGCGCTTTCAGCGAAACGCGCAGGCTGAAAACGCGCACGGAATCCATTATGATAGTACGGTTTTCATGTGTGGAGATTTGATAAATGAAGCTGATGTTTGCATCGGATATTCATGGTTCTCTGCCCGCGACTGAACGCGTATTGTCACTCTTTGCACAAAGCGACGCCCGCTGGTTGGTTATCCTTGGCGATATCCTCTACCACGGGCCGCGTAATGCATTGCCTGAAGGCTACGCACCGGCGCAGGTAGCCGAACGACTCAACCCGCTGGCGAGCCAGATTATTGCCGTACGCGGCAACTGCGACAGCGAAGTGGACCAGATGCTGTTGCACTTTCCCATCACCGCGCCCTGGCAGCAGATCCTGACTGAAAATCAGCGCCTGTTTCTGACGCATGGTCATCTCTATGGCCCCGATAACCTTCCGCCGCTGGCGGCAGGTGATGTGCTGGTCTCCGGGCATACGCATCTCCCGGTTGCCGAGAAGCGCGGCGAGATTTTCCTGTTTAACCCCGGCTCGGTCAGTATTCCGAAAGGCGGCAATGTCGCCAGTTACGGCATGCTGGACGGCGATAAACTGCAAGTTTTCGCACTCAATGATCAACAGGTTATTGCAGAGGTTGTGATTAACCCGTAATTTAGCCGACAAACGTAAAATGCGCCGCAAGAGCGCTCCTGGAGAAACTTTTCTGATGGTCGAGCAGAATCATTTGGCAAGCACGGAATGGGTAGATATCGTCAACGAAGACAATGAGGTTATCGCGCAGGCCAGCCGTGAACAGATGCGGGCTCAATGTCTGCGTCATCGCGCTACCTACATTGTTGTTCATGACGGTATGGGGAAAATACTGGTGCAGCGTCGCACCGAGACCAAAGATTACCAACCTGGCTTGCTGGATGCGACGGCAGGCGGTGTGGTGCAGTCTGATGAGCAGATGCTCGACTCAGCGCGTCGCGAAGCAGAAGAGGAGCTGGGCATTGCTGGTGTGCCGTTTGCCGACCATGGGCAGTTCTACTTTGAAGATAAGCACTGCCGCGTCTGGGGAAGCTTGTTCAGTTGCGTGTCGCACGGGCCGTTTGCGTTGCAGGAAGAAGAAGTCAGCGAAGTGTGCTGGCTGACGCCGGAAGAGATAACAGCGCGCTGCGACGAATTTACCGCAGACTCGCTAAAAGCGCTGGCGCTGTGGATGAGTCGCAATGCGAAGAATGAAACCGTCGCAGCGGAAAAGGAAGAGTAAGAATAAACGGCGTAGTCTGTTCTTATTTATTCGTAAAAAAACCACCGCCATTGTCGGTGGTTTTTTTATGCATCTTAAAAATATCATATTCTTTGTATTGTGAAAATCATTCTGAATGATATCACAATGTATCAATTCATAATTTTATCAATATCAATTCATTTTGAGTGAATGTCATTATTGTTGTGATTTTTTTAGAATACATAAAATATGTTTTTTATTTTTATTGATGTGATTTTCAGTCGTTCTTCTGGGTATTATTTTTTGGCGATAACGCACAACCCTTAATGGAGAAAATAATATGTTTATTAGCACTGATTTAATTGTGAATGGCGGCTTTGAAAATACTACTGATAAAGCATGGGTGCTTTCAGGTGCATCACAGATTAAGTATGAAGGTGACGCGCAAAACCACTATTGTGAGGTTGCGCCAACGGCATCAATCATGCAGTCAGTGGTGCTTAAAGCGGATACGTTCTATCGTGTCCAACTGGATTGCTGTGGCAAGGCTTCAGGCACGCTTTCGCTGATTACTTACGATCTGTATCCGGTAACGTTAGGTGAATGGAAGATTAATGGTGCAAAAAATGCTGAATGGCACACCGAAAACTTCTCATTTACCACACCAGCAACGGGCGGAAATGTTCGACTGCATATTCAGGTTGCATGGAATGCAGATAATGCACCTGTTGATGTTGATAATGTCAAATTGCTGGAGACTGATTTTGAATATCATGCGCCACAGTGGGTAGATTTAGTTGACCAGGTGGATGGCACAGAAATTTTTGAGTTTCAGTCTCGTGCCAATGTTAATACTCAGCATTATAAACTGTATCGTGATGGGGAGTTGATTCAGGATTATGCAGTGGTTAATCCAGATGCTATTTATGATACGGAAAAAATGGGAATTAACAGTGTCTTTACCCTTTGCGCCGTTGATGATAAAACAGGGAAAAGTTATGTCGTCTATGAAGGAACCGAAAAGGATCTTTATGCCAGTGGTGTTATTGAAGTTGATGACATTTAATTCATAAAAAAAGCCCCACTCATGAGTGGGGCTATTTCTTATTCAGCTATTACTGCTGCTGAGACGACTGAATCGCGGTCAGCGCGATGGTGTAGACGATATCGTCAACCAGCGCGCCACGGGACAGGTCGTTAACCGGCTTGCGCATGCCTTGCAGCATCGGCCCGATGGAGATCAGGTCAGCAGAACGCTGTACCGCTTTGTAGGTGGTGTTACCGGTGTTCAGATCCGGGAAGATGAACACGGTAGCGCGACCTGCAACCGGAGAGTTCGGCGCTTTAGATTTCGCAACATCAGCCATCACAGCGGCGTCATACTGCAGCGGGCCGTCGATCATCAGGTCAGGACGTTTTTCCTGCGCCAGACGAGTCGCTTCGCGAACTTTCTCTACATCGCTACCTGCACCAGAGGTACCAGTGGAGTAGGAGAGCATCGCAACGCGCGGTTCGATACCGAAAGCAGTAGCGGAATCAGCGGACTGAATCGCGATTTCTGCCAGCTGTTCAGCGGTCGGATCCGGGTTGATCGCGCAGTCACCGTAAACATAAACCTGTTCCGGCAGCAGCATGAAGAACACAGAAGAAACCAGAGAGCTGCCCGGTGCAGTTTTGATCAGCTGCAGCGGCGGACGGATGGTGTTCGCAGTGGTGTGAACCGCACCGGAAACCAGACCGTCAACGTCGTCCTGTTCCAGCATCAGGGTGCCGAGAACCACGTTGTCTTCCAGCTGTTCGCGGGCAACGGTTTCGGTCATGCCTTTGTTTTTACGCAGTTCAACCAGACGAGCAACATAGCTTTCGCGAACCACATCCGGGTCAACGATTTCTACGCCAGCGCCCAGTTCAACGCCCTGTGCAGCAGCAACGCGGTTGATGTCATCCGGGTTACCCAGCAGCACGCAGGTTGCGATACCACGTTCAGCACAGATAGCGGCTGCTTTAACGGTACGCGGTTCGTCGCCTTCCGGCAGAACAACACGTTTGCCTGCTTTACGCGCCAGCTCGGTCAGCTGATAACGGAACGCTGGCGGAGACAGACGACGGCTGCGCTCGGAGGTCGCGGTCAGAGACTCGATCCAGTCAGCGTTGATGTAGTTAGCAACGTATTCCTGAACTTTCTCGATGCGCTCGTGATCGTCAACCGGAACTTCCAGATTGAAGCTCTGCAGGCTCAGAGAGGTCTGCCAGGTGTTGGTGTTCACCATGAATACCGGCAGGCCGGTTGCGAAGGCACGTTCACACAGTTTGCTGATACGCGCGTCCATTTCATAGCCGCCGGTCAGAACCAGTGCGCCAATCTCTACGCCGTTCATTGCAGCGAGGCACGCGGCAACCAGAACGTCAGGACGGTCAGCGGAGGTCACCAGCAGTGAACCCGGACGGAAGTGTTCCAGCATGTGCGGAATGCTACGCGCACAGAAGGTCACGGATTTCACGCGGCGAGTGTTGATGTCGCCTTCGTTGATGATGGTCGCATTCAGGTGACGCGCCATGTCGATTGCGCGCGTCGCGATCAGATCGAAACTCCACGGAATCGCGCCCAGAACCGGCAGGGAGCTGGCAGCGCTCAGTTTAGCAGGATCGACTTTAATCACTTTTGCAGTGGTGGAATCGTCGAAGATCTCGGACAGATCCGGGCGAGTACGGCCCTGCTCATCAACCGGGGCATTCAGTTTGTTAACGATAACGCCGGTGATGTTGGAGTTTTTCGCGCCGCCGAAGCTGCTGCGGGTCAGCTCAATGCGTTCGTTGATCTGTTCCTGGGTATCAGTACCCTGGGACATGACAAAGACGATTTCGGCATTCAGCGTTTTAGCAATTTCATAGTTCAGAGACTGGGCAAACTGATGTTTGCGCGTCGGAACCAGACCTTCAACCAGAACCACTTCCGCGTCTTTGGTGTTCGCGTGGTAGTTAGCGATGATCTCTTCCATCAGCACATCTTTCTGATTGCTGGACAGCAGAGACTCAACGTGGCTCATCTTCAGCGGTTCAGCCGCCGGGATAGCAGAGTTCGCACGCACGATAGTGGTGGTCTGGTCTGGCGTATCGCCACCGGTACGCGGTTGGGCGATAGGTTTGAAGACGCTCAGACGAACGCCTTTACGTTCCATAGCACGGATGACGCCCAGGCTGACGCTGGTCAGGCCGACGCTGGTTCCGGTAGGAATAAGCATGATAGTACGGGACACGGTTTATCCTCTTTTGCTCGTTGCCGCCGATTTTGGCGGGCACAAAACAGCACCGCCAGCATTGCTGGCGGTGTGGAATCAGGCGGTCAGACGGCAGGCGTCTTGCGCGATAACCAGCTCTTCGTTGGTCGGGATCACAACAGCAGGGCGGGTGCCTTCTTTGTTGATGAAGCCAGATTTACCGAAACGTGCAGCCAGGTTACGTTCGTGGTCAACTTCGAAGCCCAGAACGCCCAGTTTACCCAGGGAGAGTTCGCGAACCATTGCAGCGTTCTCACCGATACCACCGGTGAAGACAACGGCGTCCAGACGACCGTCCATCAGTGCAGTGTAAGAACCGATGTATTTCGCCAGACGGTGGCAGTAAACGTCCATTGCACGTTTAGCGTCAGCTTTCTCTTTGTAGTTGTCTTCAACATAACGGCAGTCGCTGGTGACTTCGGTCAGACCCAGCAGGCCAGACTCTTTGGTCAGCATTTTGTTGATAGCGTCAACGCTCATGCCCAGGGTGTCGTGCAGGTGGAAGATGATAGCCGGGTCGATGTCGCCAGAGCGCGTACCCATAACCAGACCTTCCAGCGGAGTCAGACCCATAGAGGTGTCAACACATTTGCCGTTACGGATTGCAGAAACAGAACCACCGTTGCCCAGGTGGCAGGTGATGATGTTCAGTTCTTCAACCGGTTTGTTCAGCATTTTGGCCGCTTCTTGAGTTACGAAGAAGTGGCTGGTGCCGTGTGCGCCGTAGCGACGAACGCCGTGCTCTTTGTACAGGCTGTACGGCAGAGCATAAAGGTAAGATTCTTCCGGCATGGTCTGATGGAACGCGGTATCGAATACAGCCACGTTTTTGTCTTTCAGATTCGGGAAGGATTTCAGCGCTTCGGCGATACCGATCAGGTGAGCCGGGTTGTGCAGCGGAGCAAAAGAGGCAGAGTCTTTGATGCCCTGAATGACGGATTCGTCGATAACAACGGAGCTGGTGTACTTCTCGCCGCCGTGTACGATACGGTGACCAATCGCAGTCAGCTGTGCAGACAGTTCTGGTTTTTGTGCCAGAATAGTGTTAACGATAAAGTTCAGCGCTTCACTGTGAGCGGCGCCTGCACCTAAAGCCGCTTCTTGTTTGCTGCCGTCCATTTTCCATTTGATACGTGCTTCAGGAAGATGGAAACATTCGGCCAAACCAGAGAGGTACTCGTCACCGTTCAGTGCATCGATGATGGCAAATTTCAGTGAGGAGCTACCGCAGTTCAGAACCAGTACTAACTTACTCGACATGGAAGTACCTATTTATGATACGTGGCTAAAAAAACGTCAGGAGTCACAAAGCGTAGCGCAGGATGAAGCTGACATTTATGATTAACATCATGCCTGAATCGATTTTGAGGCAGGATGGAAGAAATACATATTGATTCTAAGTCATTTTGCATATTTTTCAGCCAATGGCAGAATATGCGATAATTTGACGGACTGGACGAGATAGACTAGCCCTCATCTCAGGCTGGCACAGGATACCCGATTGCAGGGTTTATGCCAAAATGTTTTGAACGTTGTCATACCCAGTTGTGGTTTTGCACGAATTTTTTAATTTTTATATGTGAAGTTGAGGTAAGCCATGTCGACGCCCGAAAATCGCTCGGTCAGTTTTTTTAGTTTGTTCCGCCGGGGGCAGCACTACTCTAAGACGTGGCCGCTGGAAAAACGCCTTGCGCCGGTGTTTATCGAAAACCGCGCGATCCGTATCACTCGCCACGCTATCCGCTTTATGCCGCCGGTAGCGGTCTTTACCCTGTGCTGGCAAATTGCCCTGGGTGGGCAACTTGGCCCGGCCGTCGCCACCGCACTGTTTGCCCTGAGCCTGCCGATGCAGGGGCTATGGTGGTTAGGGAAGCGCTCCGTGACGCCGCTGCCGCCGTCTACCTTGCAGTGGTTCTATGAAGTGCGTGGAAAATTACAGGAGGCCGGGCAAGCGCTCGCCCCGGTAGAAGGAAAGCCCGATTATCAGGCGCTGGCTGACACGCTTAAGCGCGCCTTCAAACAACTGGATAAAACTTTCCTTGATGATTTGTAATTAACCATCAAAAACGCATATAAAAGAAGGCACAACGTTTGTGTCTTTTTTATGCTGCAAAGCGCAACAGGAGTCGTAAAAATGGAAATGACCCATGCTCAACGTCTGATTTTGTCTAACCAGTACAAAATGATGACTATGCTTGATCCCGATAACGCTGAACGCTATCGCCGTCTGCAAACCATCATCGAGCGCGGTTTTGGCCTGCAAATGCGCGAACTGGATCGCGACTTCGGTGAGTTAAAAGAAGAAACCTGCCGCATCGTCATCGACATCATGGAGATGTATCACGCGCTGCACGTTTCGTGGACCAATCTGAAAGACGCCGACACTATCGATGAACGTCGTGTCACCTTCCTCGGTTTTGACGCGGCAACCGAAGCCCGCTTCCTGAGCTATGTTCGTTTCATGGTCAATGTGGAAGGCCGCTATACCCATTTCGACGCGGGCACGCACGGCTTTAACGCCCAGACCCCAATGTGGGAAAAGTATCAGCGCATGCTGAACGTCTGGCACTCCTGCCCGCGCCAGTATCACCTGAGCAGCAACGAAATTAATCAAATCATCAACGCCTGATGGAGGCGCCTGTGCAGTGTAAAGGTTTTCTGTTTGATCTGGACGGTACGCTGGTAGATTCTCTGCCGGTCGTGGAACGCTCATGGTGCAGTTGGGGCGATCGTTTCGGGATCCCGCACGATGAGATCCTCGGTTTTATCCACGGTAAACAAGCGATCACCTCGCTGCGCCACTTTATGCCGGGGCAATCGGAAGAGGCGATTCAGGCCGAGTTTACCCGCCTCGAACATATTGAAGCCAGCGACACGGACGGCGTGATTGCACTGCCAGGCGCGCTTGAGTTGCTTGAAACGCTGAACGCGAACCATATTCCGTGGGCGATTGTCACTTCGGGTTCCATTCCGGTCGCACATGCCCGCCATAAAGCGGCGGGGCTGCCGATGCCGGAAGTCTTCGTCACCGCCGAGCGCGTGAAGCGCGGCAAACCAGAGCCGGATGCCTATCTGCTGGGCGCCGAGCTGTTAGGGCTCGCCCCGCAGGATTGCACCGTTGTGGAAGATGCGGCGGCGGGCGTGCTCTCTGGTCTGGCGGCAGGGTGTCATGTGATAGCGGTTAACGTGCCGGCAGATGCGCCACGTCTTAACGAAGCGGATTTTGTCCTGACGACGCTTGATGTGCTCAATATTGCTAAACAGCCCGACGGCACCGTTGATGTGACGTTAAAAGCATAAACTTATGATTTGGCCCCGCATACACGGGGCTTTTTTCTGCCATGATATAACCACTTATCACTTATCTTTCTGACAAGGATGTGTTTTGAACGGTGAATTGATTTGGGTGCTCTCTCTACTGGCTATCGCCGTTGTGTTGTTTGCGATGGGCAAAGTGCGCATGGATGCTATCGCACTGTTAGTGATTGTCGCTTTCGTATTAAGCGGAACCTTAACCCTCAGCGAAGCCTTTTCGGGCTTTAGCGATCCCAACGTTATTCTGATTGCCGCCCTGTTTATCATCGGCGATGGCCTGGTGCGTACTGGCGTCGCCACCAATATGGGCGCATGGCTGGTGCAGGTTGCCGGCAGCAGCGAAACCAAGATGCTGGTCTATCTGATGCTCACCGTCGCCGGTCTCGGCGCGTTTATGAGCTCAACCGGCGTGGTGGCTATCTTTATTCCCGTCGTCCTCAGCGTGTCGATGCGCATGAATATCTCGCCGTCGCGCCTGATGATGCCGCTCAGTTTTGCCGGGCTTATCAGCGGCATGATGACGCTGGTGGCGACGCCGCCGAACCTGGTGGTCAACAGTGAACTTCTCCGCGAAGGGTTGCACGGTTTTGGTTTCTTCAGCGTCACGCCGATTGGCCTGGTCGTGCTGC
Protein-coding regions in this window:
- the yfbV gene encoding terminus macrodomain insulation protein YfbV; this translates as MSTPENRSVSFFSLFRRGQHYSKTWPLEKRLAPVFIENRAIRITRHAIRFMPPVAVFTLCWQIALGGQLGPAVATALFALSLPMQGLWWLGKRSVTPLPPSTLQWFYEVRGKLQEAGQALAPVEGKPDYQALADTLKRAFKQLDKTFLDDL
- the ackA gene encoding acetate kinase; this translates as MSSKLVLVLNCGSSSLKFAIIDALNGDEYLSGLAECFHLPEARIKWKMDGSKQEAALGAGAAHSEALNFIVNTILAQKPELSAQLTAIGHRIVHGGEKYTSSVVIDESVIQGIKDSASFAPLHNPAHLIGIAEALKSFPNLKDKNVAVFDTAFHQTMPEESYLYALPYSLYKEHGVRRYGAHGTSHFFVTQEAAKMLNKPVEELNIITCHLGNGGSVSAIRNGKCVDTSMGLTPLEGLVMGTRSGDIDPAIIFHLHDTLGMSVDAINKMLTKESGLLGLTEVTSDCRYVEDNYKEKADAKRAMDVYCHRLAKYIGSYTALMDGRLDAVVFTGGIGENAAMVRELSLGKLGVLGFEVDHERNLAARFGKSGFINKEGTRPAVVIPTNEELVIAQDACRLTA
- the pta gene encoding phosphate acetyltransferase encodes the protein MSRTIMLIPTGTSVGLTSVSLGVIRAMERKGVRLSVFKPIAQPRTGGDTPDQTTTIVRANSAIPAAEPLKMSHVESLLSSNQKDVLMEEIIANYHANTKDAEVVLVEGLVPTRKHQFAQSLNYEIAKTLNAEIVFVMSQGTDTQEQINERIELTRSSFGGAKNSNITGVIVNKLNAPVDEQGRTRPDLSEIFDDSTTAKVIKVDPAKLSAASSLPVLGAIPWSFDLIATRAIDMARHLNATIINEGDINTRRVKSVTFCARSIPHMLEHFRPGSLLVTSADRPDVLVAACLAAMNGVEIGALVLTGGYEMDARISKLCERAFATGLPVFMVNTNTWQTSLSLQSFNLEVPVDDHERIEKVQEYVANYINADWIESLTATSERSRRLSPPAFRYQLTELARKAGKRVVLPEGDEPRTVKAAAICAERGIATCVLLGNPDDINRVAAAQGVELGAGVEIVDPDVVRESYVARLVELRKNKGMTETVAREQLEDNVVLGTLMLEQDDVDGLVSGAVHTTANTIRPPLQLIKTAPGSSLVSSVFFMLLPEQVYVYGDCAINPDPTAEQLAEIAIQSADSATAFGIEPRVAMLSYSTGTSGAGSDVEKVREATRLAQEKRPDLMIDGPLQYDAAVMADVAKSKAPNSPVAGRATVFIFPDLNTGNTTYKAVQRSADLISIGPMLQGMRKPVNDLSRGALVDDIVYTIALTAIQSSQQQ
- a CDS encoding YfbU family protein — its product is MEMTHAQRLILSNQYKMMTMLDPDNAERYRRLQTIIERGFGLQMRELDRDFGELKEETCRIVIDIMEMYHALHVSWTNLKDADTIDERRVTFLGFDAATEARFLSYVRFMVNVEGRYTHFDAGTHGFNAQTPMWEKYQRMLNVWHSCPRQYHLSSNEINQIINA
- the yfcE gene encoding phosphodiesterase, whose product is MKLMFASDIHGSLPATERVLSLFAQSDARWLVILGDILYHGPRNALPEGYAPAQVAERLNPLASQIIAVRGNCDSEVDQMLLHFPITAPWQQILTENQRLFLTHGHLYGPDNLPPLAAGDVLVSGHTHLPVAEKRGEIFLFNPGSVSIPKGGNVASYGMLDGDKLQVFALNDQQVIAEVVINP
- a CDS encoding sugar phosphatase; this translates as MQCKGFLFDLDGTLVDSLPVVERSWCSWGDRFGIPHDEILGFIHGKQAITSLRHFMPGQSEEAIQAEFTRLEHIEASDTDGVIALPGALELLETLNANHIPWAIVTSGSIPVAHARHKAAGLPMPEVFVTAERVKRGKPEPDAYLLGAELLGLAPQDCTVVEDAAAGVLSGLAAGCHVIAVNVPADAPRLNEADFVLTTLDVLNIAKQPDGTVDVTLKA
- the yfcF gene encoding glutathione transferase, yielding MSTPAITLWSDSDFFSPYVLSVYVALQEKSLPFTLKTVSLDNGEHLQSTWKGYGQTRRVPLLEIDDFQLSESSAITEYLDERFAPPQWERLYPHDMQKRARARQIQAWLRSDLMPIREERSTDVVFAGVKKPPLTRAGEASAAKLFDTASALLAHGQQNLFGEWCIADTDLALMLNRLVLNGDDVPQALADYAEFQWQRSSVLRYVALSAKRAG
- the yfcD gene encoding NUDIX hydrolase YfcD translates to MVEQNHLASTEWVDIVNEDNEVIAQASREQMRAQCLRHRATYIVVHDGMGKILVQRRTETKDYQPGLLDATAGGVVQSDEQMLDSARREAEEELGIAGVPFADHGQFYFEDKHCRVWGSLFSCVSHGPFALQEEEVSEVCWLTPEEITARCDEFTADSLKALALWMSRNAKNETVAAEKEE
- the yfcG gene encoding GSH-dependent disulfide bond oxidoreductase, with protein sequence MIDLYYAPTPNGHKITLFLEEAELPYRLIRVDINKGEQFKPQFLDISPNNKIPAIVDHQPEDGGAPFSLFESGAILLYLAEKSGKLLSGELRERHTTLQWLFWQVGGLGPMLGQNHHFNHFAPQPVPYAIERYQVETQRLYSVLNQRLASHPWIAGDHYSIADIACWPWVNSHQRQRIDLATYPAVQNWFERIRQRPATARAMQQAQPH